One region of Zingiber officinale cultivar Zhangliang chromosome 7B, Zo_v1.1, whole genome shotgun sequence genomic DNA includes:
- the LOC122003500 gene encoding WRKY transcription factor 22-like yields MTTDNDWDLGAVVRSCRAAAAAAAKTMEWSDFAALPFSEAPIEFGDAREGAKGGYFLGFPDLFRGGDGDQELEELCKPFLTIRVHQAQRSGPEPVTAFPSSASASASASPLLAAAMAGQHPPPQPARQPHRSFVQMPRAKRRRNQQKKIVCHVSAARLSSDDVWAWRKYGQKPIKGSPYPRGYYRCSSSKGCLARKQVERSRADPSMFIITYTAEHNHPMPTHRNSLAGSTRHKFSSPGPAATASEGDASSGGGFPRQTENHSNSPLCTSAAGLSPTTPLTSSMEDELLNFRRTGDDGDEADDEEMEEEEGMLLVEDMEVMGEDELLFMGVADEAAVPRAGEEAAEFFGHESGLGEHLIAPPWSSDSTNAAAAADASLSVHSLPLGEARERKHSGRQHLIRPFLP; encoded by the exons ATGACCACCGATAACGACTGGGATCTTGGCGCGGTAGTGAGGAGCTGccgggcggcggcggcggcggcggcaaagACGATGGAGTGGAGTGACTTTGCTGCTTTACCCTTCTCGGAGGCACCGATTGAGTTTGGGGACGCGAGAGAAGGAGCTAAAGGTGGCTACTTTTTAGGTTTCCCGGATCTTTTCCGGGGTGGCGATGGCGATCAGGAGCTGGAGGAGCTTTGCAAGCCCTTCCTGACCATCAGAGTCCACCAGGCGCAACGATCGGGTCCTGAGCCGGTGACAGCTTTTCCTTCCTCTGCCTCCGCCTCTGCCTCCGCCTCTCCTCTTTTGGCGGCCGCTATGGCGGGGCAGCATCCGCCGCCCCAACCGGCGAGGCAACCTCACCGCTCTTTTGTCCAGATGCCTCGAGCCAAACGCAG GAGAAACCAGCAGAAGAAGATAGTGTGCCACGTCTCCGCCGCCAGGCTCTCCTCCGACGACGTGTGGGCGTGGCGTAAGTACGGACAGAAACCGATCAAAGGCTCTCCTTATCCCCG GGGATACTACCGGTGTAGCAGCTCAAAGGGTTGCCTCGCTCGGAAGCAGGTCGAGCGCAGCCGCGCTGACCCCTCCATGTTCATCATCACCTACACCGCCGAGCACAACCATCCCATGCCCACTCACCGCAACTCCCTCGCCGGCAGCACCCGCCACAAATTCTCATCTCCTGGGCCCGCTGCTACCGCCTCAGAAGGAGACGCATCCAGCGGCGGTGGATTCCCTCGTCAGACCGAGAACCACTCCAACAGTCCTCTCTGTACCTCCGCCGCCGGGCTCTCCCCCACCACGCCCCTCACGTCCTCCATGGAGGACGAGCTCCTTAACTTCCGGCGGACAGGAGACGACGGAGACGAAGCAGATGACGAGGAGATGGAAGAAGAGGAGGGAATGCTGCTAGTGGAGGACATGGAGGTCATGGGCGAGGACGAGTTGCTCTTCATGGGTGTTGCAGACGAAGCCGCTGTCCCACGAGCCGGGGAAGAGGCGGCGGAGTTCTTCGGTCACGAAAGCGGGCTCGGCGAGCACCTCATCGCGCCGCCATGGTCGTCGGACAGTACAAATGCCGCCGCTGCAGCTGATGCCTCCCTCTCTGTACATTCTTTGCCACTGGGAGAGGCCAGAGAGAGGAAGCACAGCGGAAGACAGCATCTCATCCGTCCATTTCTCCCTTAG